The Panicum virgatum strain AP13 chromosome 5K, P.virgatum_v5, whole genome shotgun sequence genome has a window encoding:
- the LOC120707437 gene encoding ATP-dependent zinc metalloprotease FTSH 9, chloroplastic/mitochondrial, whose amino-acid sequence MGAAALQKYIGSLGGIGASGVGSSSSYSPKEMNKDIMPEKNVKTFKDVKGCDDAKKELEEVVEYLKNPSKFTRLGGKLPKGILLTGAPGTGKTLLAKAIAGEAGVPFFYRAGSEFEEMFVGVGARRVRSLFQAAKKKAPCIVFIDEIDAVGSTRKQWEGHTKKTLHQLLVEMDGFEQNEGIIVMAATNLPDILDPALTRPGRFDRHIVVLSPDVRGRQEILELYLQDKPVANDVDINAIARSTPGFNGADLANLVNIAAIKAAVEGADKLTAAQLEFAKDRIIMGTERKSMFISNESRKLTAYHESGHAIVALNTQGANPIHKATILPRGSALGMVTQLPSQDETSISKKQLLARLDVCMGGRVAEELIFGEDNVTTGARNDLHTATELAQYMVSNCGMSDAIGPVHVKERPSVEMQSRIDAEVVKLLREAYGRVKRLLKKHEKQLHALANALLEHETLTADEINKVVHPYQEEPQFSFQDEEFALT is encoded by the exons ATGGGTGCTGCTGCGCTTCAAAAATATATCGGTAGCTTAGGTGGAATTGGGGCATCTGGTGTCGGTTCTAGTTCATCATATTCCCCAAAAGAGATGAATAAGGATATCATGCCTGAGAAG AATGTCAAGACATTTAAAGACGTCAAAGGTTGCGATGATGCAAAAAAGGAACTTGAGGAGGTAGTTGAGTATCTCAAAAATCCTTCAAAGTTCACTCGCCTTGGTGGAAAGCTACCGAAG GGAATACTTTTGACTGGTGCTCCAGGAACTGGGAAGACACTACTTGCGAAG GCCATTGCTGGAGAAGCTGGTGTACCATTTTTTTACCGAGCAGGTTCAGAATTTGAGGAAAT GTTTGTTGGTGTTGGTGCTCGGAGAGTGAGGTCATTGTTTCAAGCCGCAAAGAAGAAG GCACCATGCATTGTCTTCATTGATGAAATAGATGCTGTGGGTTCAACTAGAAAGCAGTGGGAAGGGCACACAAAGAAAACACTGCATCAACTTCTTGTTGAGATGGATGGGTTTGAACAGAATGAG GGAATAATTGTAAtggctgcaacaaacttgccagATATTCTTGACCCTGCACTCACGCGACCCGGTAGATTTGATAGGCAT ATTGTTGTCCTAAGCCCAGATGTGCGGGGTCGCCAAGAGATTCTGGAGCTCTATTTGCAAGACAAGCCGGTGGCCAATGATGTAGATATCAACGCGATTGCCCGTAGTACACCTGGTTTTAATGGGGCAG ACCTTGCGAACCTTGTAAACATTGCAGCAATTAAGGCTGCAGTTGAAGGTGCTGACAAGTTGACTGCTGCACAATTGGAGTTTGCCAAAGACCGTATTATCATGGGAACTGAGAGGAAATCAATGTTCATATCTAATGAATCGAGAAAG CTTACTGCCTACCATGAAAGTGGACATGCTATTGTTGCACTCAACACCCAGGGTGCTAACCCCATTCACAAGGCAACTATCCTTCCTCGTGGGTCTGCCCTTGGAATGGTCACGCAACTTCCCTCACAAGATGAGACTTCTATTAGCAAGAAACAACTCCTGGCACGTCTTGATGTTTGCATGGGTGGGAGGGTTGCTGAAGAGCTGATCTTTGGGGAAGACAATGTTACAACTGGGGCACGAAATGATCTTCATACTGCAACGGAGCTTGCCCAGTACATG GTATCAAACTGTGGGATGAGTGATGCTATTGGTCCTGTGCATGTGAAAGAGCGACCAAGTGTAGAGATGCAATCGAGGATAGATGCTGAG GTAGTGAAGCTTCTAAGAGAGGCTTATGGGCGGGTAAAGCGTCTGCTTAAGAAG CACGAGAAGCAATTACATGCGTTAGCGAATGCGTTGCTGGAGCACGAAACACTTACTGCGGATGAGATCAACAAAGTAGTTCATCCATACCAAGAAGAGCCCCAGTTCTCCTTCCAAGATGAGGAGTTTGCCCTCACTTAA